A genomic region of Paenibacillus sp. PL2-23 contains the following coding sequences:
- a CDS encoding anti-sigma-F factor Fin family protein has protein sequence MAVNYICRHCKTSIGSLNTASVTEQQLGFHSLTPEERSDIIAYDSNGDVTVKVVCDYCSEALDSNPDLLLVGNPLQ, from the coding sequence ATGGCTGTAAACTATATATGCAGGCACTGCAAAACATCGATTGGCTCGCTGAATACCGCATCCGTGACGGAGCAGCAGCTAGGCTTCCATTCCTTGACCCCCGAAGAGCGCAGCGATATAATAGCGTATGACTCAAACGGAGACGTGACGGTAAAGGTTGTGTGCGATTACTGCAGTGAAGCGCTGGATTCCAATCCGGATCTGCTGCTGGTCGGCAACCCCCTGCAATAA
- the pth gene encoding aminoacyl-tRNA hydrolase, which translates to MKWIVGLGNPGTAYRDTRHNVGFMVVDELAKRWGISVTQSKCKALIGEGNVGGVKVALIKPMTYMNLSGESARGFMDYFKAELSDMIVVYDDLDTEIGKLRLRYQGSAGGHNGIKSLIQHLGTQTFNRIRMGISRPQPGIVISDYVLSSFPKAEKDKLETMIQQACDAAEYSLKAPFEETMAKFNR; encoded by the coding sequence ATGAAATGGATCGTAGGGCTCGGCAATCCGGGCACAGCCTATCGCGATACGCGCCATAACGTCGGCTTTATGGTCGTGGACGAGCTGGCGAAGAGGTGGGGCATCTCCGTCACGCAGAGCAAGTGCAAGGCGCTCATCGGGGAAGGGAATGTCGGCGGCGTGAAGGTGGCGTTGATTAAGCCAATGACCTATATGAACCTGTCCGGGGAATCGGCTCGGGGGTTCATGGACTATTTTAAAGCAGAGCTGTCCGATATGATTGTCGTCTACGACGATCTGGATACGGAGATTGGCAAGCTGAGGCTTCGCTATCAGGGGAGCGCGGGCGGCCATAACGGCATCAAGTCGCTGATTCAGCATCTCGGCACACAGACGTTCAACCGGATTCGGATGGGCATATCCCGTCCTCAGCCCGGCATCGTCATCTCCGACTACGTGCTGTCGAGCTTCCCGAAGGCGGAGAAGGACAAGCTGGAGACGATGATCCAGCAGGCATGCGACGCGGCGGAATACAGCTTGAAGGCGCCATTCGAGGAGACGATGGCGAAGTTTAACCGTTAG
- a CDS encoding 50S ribosomal protein L25 has translation MAIAMKVEQRAGATKGDLRKLRISGQVPGIVYGRSLQDASQVSVCEKELSALLRSHPNAVLELDVPSAGKHSVMVSDVQRDSLTGKLLHVDFHQINMNEAVKANVRIEAIGDSTGVREGGILSLVLHELEVQCLPSDIPEIVEVDVSELEIGGSLTVSDLQLPQGVEAKSDPQLVVVTVLAPQKELSEAEAEAQDAELQEAESRSEEANHEEIATST, from the coding sequence ATGGCTATAGCAATGAAAGTCGAACAGCGCGCCGGCGCCACGAAAGGCGACCTGCGCAAGCTGCGGATCAGCGGCCAGGTGCCGGGCATCGTATATGGCAGGAGTCTGCAGGACGCTTCGCAGGTATCCGTATGCGAGAAGGAGCTGTCCGCGCTGCTTCGTTCGCATCCCAACGCTGTGCTGGAGCTTGATGTGCCGTCGGCCGGCAAGCATTCCGTTATGGTGTCCGACGTGCAGCGTGATTCCTTAACAGGCAAGCTTCTGCATGTCGACTTCCACCAGATTAATATGAATGAAGCCGTGAAGGCGAATGTTCGCATTGAAGCGATCGGCGATTCCACTGGCGTGCGCGAAGGCGGCATTCTCTCACTGGTGCTGCATGAGCTGGAGGTGCAATGCTTGCCGAGCGATATTCCGGAGATTGTCGAGGTGGACGTCAGCGAGCTTGAGATCGGGGGCAGCTTGACCGTGTCCGATCTGCAGCTTCCGCAGGGCGTCGAAGCGAAATCCGATCCACAGCTCGTGGTGGTGACGGTGCTTGCGCCGCAGAAAGAGCTGAGCGAAGCGGAGGCGGAAGCGCAAGATGCGGAGCTGCAGGAAGCGGAATCTCGCTCGGAGGAAGCGAACCATGAGGAGATCGCGACCAGCACATAG
- the glmU gene encoding bifunctional UDP-N-acetylglucosamine diphosphorylase/glucosamine-1-phosphate N-acetyltransferase GlmU produces the protein MAIVLAAGQGKRMKSKLYKVLHPVCGKPMVSHVLDAVKEAQSERTVVIVGHGAELVKSRLGDAAEFALQEKQLGTGHAVQQAEALLGQEDGVTIVICGDTPLVQASTLRSMLELHEASGAAATIMSASFDNPAGYGRIIRGEDGTVQRIVEHKDCSAEELLVREINTGTYCFDNRKLFQALSRVTNQNAQGEYYLTDVIGLLKEAGEVVQGYCTEDIAEAIGVNDRVALAEAERHMRERLNRKHLLNGVSIIDPANTYIEASVQIGADTVIYPGTVLRGATVIGEDCVIGPSSELTNAVVHNGATIKYSVVTDSEIGEVSSVGPYAYLRPGSKLGRGCKIGDFVELKNAQLDDGAKVSHLSYVGDAKVGKDVNIGCGAITVNYDGFNKSVTEIGDGAFIGSNVNLIAPVKVGDGAYVVAGTTVTKDVPEGDMAIARERQVNKPGYAEKIRARAKAKKERAGQ, from the coding sequence ATGGCGATCGTATTGGCGGCAGGACAAGGCAAACGAATGAAATCGAAATTATATAAAGTGCTGCACCCTGTGTGCGGCAAACCAATGGTCAGCCACGTGCTGGACGCGGTGAAGGAAGCGCAGAGCGAGCGGACGGTTGTCATTGTAGGCCATGGGGCGGAGCTGGTGAAATCCCGTCTCGGCGACGCGGCGGAGTTTGCGCTTCAGGAGAAGCAGCTGGGTACGGGGCATGCCGTTCAGCAGGCGGAAGCGCTGCTGGGCCAGGAGGATGGCGTCACCATCGTCATCTGCGGGGACACGCCGCTTGTGCAGGCGTCGACGCTGCGCTCCATGCTGGAGCTGCATGAAGCAAGCGGAGCAGCTGCTACCATCATGTCGGCGTCGTTCGATAACCCTGCGGGTTACGGCAGAATCATTCGCGGCGAAGACGGCACGGTGCAGCGTATTGTGGAGCATAAGGATTGCTCGGCGGAGGAGCTGCTGGTGCGGGAGATCAACACCGGCACATATTGCTTCGACAACCGCAAGCTGTTCCAAGCGTTGTCCCGCGTGACGAATCAGAACGCCCAGGGCGAATATTATCTAACCGACGTCATTGGTCTGCTGAAGGAAGCGGGCGAGGTGGTGCAGGGCTATTGCACAGAGGATATCGCGGAGGCGATCGGCGTGAATGACCGAGTGGCGCTGGCGGAAGCGGAGCGCCATATGAGAGAGCGCTTGAACCGCAAGCATCTGCTGAACGGCGTCTCCATAATAGATCCCGCGAATACATATATCGAAGCAAGCGTGCAGATCGGCGCGGATACGGTCATCTATCCAGGGACAGTGCTGCGCGGGGCGACGGTCATCGGCGAGGATTGTGTCATCGGTCCTTCTTCTGAGCTGACAAACGCAGTGGTGCATAATGGCGCCACGATCAAATATTCCGTCGTCACGGATTCCGAGATCGGCGAGGTCAGCTCGGTAGGCCCTTACGCCTACCTGCGTCCCGGCTCCAAGCTGGGCCGAGGCTGCAAGATCGGCGACTTCGTGGAGCTGAAGAACGCCCAGCTGGACGATGGCGCGAAGGTGTCCCATCTCAGCTACGTTGGCGACGCCAAGGTCGGCAAGGATGTGAACATCGGCTGCGGCGCGATTACGGTCAATTATGACGGCTTCAACAAGTCCGTAACGGAAATTGGCGACGGCGCGTTCATTGGCAGCAACGTTAATCTCATCGCGCCTGTGAAGGTCGGTGACGGCGCTTATGTGGTGGCTGGGACGACGGTCACCAAGGATGTGCCGGAGGGCGATATGGCGATCGCGCGCGAGCGTCAGGTGAACAAGCCAGGCTATGCGGAGAAGATTCGCGCGCGCGCGAAGGCGAAGAAGGAACGGGCCGGGCAATAA
- the spoVG gene encoding septation regulator SpoVG, which yields MQITDVRLRRVNSEGRMKAIASITIDNEFVVHDIRVIDGNNGMFVAMPSKRTPDGEFRDIAHPISSTTREKIQAAVLAEYERAAEEVAIEEGA from the coding sequence ATGCAAATTACTGATGTCAGACTCCGCCGTGTGAATTCGGAAGGACGCATGAAGGCGATCGCATCGATTACCATTGATAACGAATTCGTCGTTCACGACATTCGTGTCATCGACGGCAACAATGGTATGTTCGTTGCAATGCCTAGCAAACGGACTCCGGATGGTGAATTCCGCGATATCGCTCACCCGATTTCTTCCACGACTCGTGAGAAGATTCAGGCTGCCGTATTGGCTGAATACGAGCGCGCGGCCGAAGAGGTAGCAATTGAAGAAGGCGCTTAA